Proteins encoded within one genomic window of Arachis ipaensis cultivar K30076 chromosome B08, Araip1.1, whole genome shotgun sequence:
- the LOC107610382 gene encoding uncharacterized protein LOC107610382, which produces MISGGFGGGGLTKSSRKRHLKEVYQVGSEVPDLPTISFTKEDRQGIIPGHDNPVVITMVLANAHLHRILVDHGSSADILFKPAFDKLGLDEKELRAYPDTLYGLADTPIKPLGFIPLHTTFGKGAKSKTLSIDFIVIDVGSAYNALIGRTTLNRLRAVVSTLHLCMKFLTSEGIATIRRDQKLARKCYNESLNLGGKGKEVHTIELGGVRAKEELWPQPVEKTEEVQVGKEEGKNTNIGASLRGDLKQRLIKLLQDNSDLFAWKASDMPGIDPKLMSHKLSVYPGSRPVQQRRWKLGPERAQVVEEQVQALLEAGFIKEVKYPAWLANVVLVKKENGKWRMCVDYTDLNKACPKDPYPLPNIDTLVDSSSGLMNKVFAPHLGNLMEVYVDNMLVKTKEETDLLTDLSQVFNTIRLHGMRLNPAKCTFAVEAEKFLGFMLTQRRIETKPDKCNAVLEMKSPTCLREVQQLNGRLAALSTFLARSALRSLPLFSLLRKGCQLEWTPECKEAFQEFKRFLSQPPILTRPVVGEELVLYLSVADKAVASALIREDEVGQHPIYFTSKVL; this is translated from the exons atgatctcagGGGGATTCGGGGGAGGTGGCCTCACAAAGTCATCTCGCAAGAGACACTTGAAGGAAGTCTACCAGGTCGGGAGCGAAGTTCCCGACCTCCCAACTATCTCCTTCACCAAAGAAGATAGGCAAGGAATCATTCCTGGACATGACAATCCAGTGGTGATCACCATGGTTCTTGCCAATGCCCATCTTCACAGAATCCTGGTAGATCATGGGAGCTCAGCCGACATCCTTTTCAAACCAGCATTCGATAAGCTGGGGttggatgaaaaggagttaagagcTTATCCTGACACCCTGTATGGACTGGCGGATACACCAATAAAACCACTGGGATTCATACCCCTCCACACGACTTTTGGAAAAGGAGcgaaatccaaaactctgagcatcgacttcatagtcatcgatgtgGGATCCGCCTATAATGCTCTAATAGGCAGGACCACCCTAAATAGGCTCAGAGCAGTGGTGTCCACCCTGCACCTGTGCATGAAATTCCTAACGTCAGAGGGGATAGCAACCATCAGGAGAGATCAGAAACTGGCAAGGAAGTGCTACAACGAAAGCCTGAACCTGGGAGGAAAGGGCAAGGAAGttcacaccatagagctcggcgGAGTCAGAGCCAAAGAAGAGCTGTGGCCGCAACCAGTGGAAAAAACTGAAGAAGTACAAGTTGGAAAGGAGGAAGGAAAAAACACCAACATAGGGGCCAGCTTAAGGGGAGACCTGAAACAGAGGCTGATAAAGCTCCTACAAGATAAttccgacctcttcgcctggaaagcttctgacatgccagggatagatcccAAACTCATGTCCCACAAGCTTTCAGTATACCCCGGATCGCGACCTGTACAGCAACGAAGAtggaagctcggaccagaacgggCTCAAgtggtggaagagcaagtacaagccctcttagaagccggcttcatcaaaGAGGTCAAGTACCCAGCATGGCTGGCAAATGTAGTGCTGGTCAAGAAAGAAAACGGcaaatggaggatgtgcgtcgactacactgACCTGAACAAGGCGTGTCCCAAAGACCCATATCCACTTCCAAACATTGATACCTTGgtagactccagctcggg gctgatgaataaggtgtttgctcCTCACCTTGGGAAtttaatggaagtctacgtggacaacatgctagtaaaaaccaaggaGGAGACCGACCTCTTGACAGAtctctcgcaagtcttcaacaccataaggTTGCATGGGATGAGGTTGAATCCTGCAAAGTGCACCTTCGCGGTAGAGGCTGAAAAATTTCTGGGGTTTATGCTGACACAAAGGAGGATTGAAACAAAGCCCGACAAGTGTAACGCAGTCttagaaatgaaaagcccgacttgcctAAGGGAGGTCCAACAGTTGAATGGCCGACTTGCTGCTCTCTCCACGTTCTTGGCAAGATCAGCACTAAGATCCCTACCACTCTTCTCTCTACTAAGGAAAGGATGTCAGCTCGAATGGACTCCTGAGTGCAAAGAAGCATTTCAAGAGTTCAAAAGGTTTCTAAGCCAACCTCCAATTCTGACCCGACCTGTAGTCGGGGAAGAACTCGTCTTGTATTTGTCCGTAGCAGACAAAGCTGTAGCATCAGCTCTAATACGGGAAGACGAGGTCGGACAGCATCCTATATACTTCACCAGTAAAGTTCTATAA
- the LOC107614267 gene encoding uncharacterized protein At1g08160 isoform X3 produces the protein MQEPSRTATGYPAPPFNHPNGGQPPPPSTTAYPYAAPPPYQPHPQYYNPQPYQQRYSPSRSFFRAFIATMICLAVVFGVVLIITWLVLRPSLPHFTITTFSVQNFSTTAQTVSATWHLTFLLRNNNHKMSVTYNVLRPSLFYHSNYLADSQLPPFKQDTRSENTLNATLVAVDAYLEPRAVTDLNAEKSSGSVTFDVQLLASASFRSGSWRFRPRVLKVLCRKVPVGLTSKSSSGQLVGGSRECQVLFSSRI, from the exons ATGCAAGAACCTTCTAGAACCGCCACCGGTTACCCGGCCCCACCCTTCAACCACCCTAACGGTGGCCAACCGCCACCGCCATCCACCACCGCCTACCCCTACGCCGCACCTCCTCCCTACCAGCCCCATCCTCAGTACTACAATCCCCAACCCTACCAACAGCGCTACTCCCCTTCCCGCTCCTTCTTCCGCGCCTTCATCGCCACCATGATCTGCCTCGCCGTCGTCTTCGGTGTCGTCCTCATTATCACCTGGCTCGTCCTCCGCCCTTCCCTCCCTCACTTCACCATCACCACCTTCTCCGTCCAGAACTTCTCCACAACAGCACAAACCGTCTCCGCCACGTGGCACCTCACCTTCCTCCTCCGCAACAATAACCACAAGATGTCCGTTACCTATAACGTGCTTCGCCCTTCCCTCTTCTACCACTCTAACTACCTTGCCGACTCGCAGCTACCGCCGTTCAAGCAGGACACCAGGTCCGAGAACACGCTCAACGCAACCTTGGTTGCCGTCGACGCTTACCTCGAGCCACGCGCCGTGACCGATTTGAACGCCGAGAAGTCGAGTGGCTCCGTTACGTTCGACGTGCAGCTGCTGGCTTCCGCATCCTTCCGATCCGGTTCGTGGCGGTTCAGGCCGCGCGTGCTCAAGGTTCTCTGCCGGAAGGTTCCCGTGGGCTTAACGTCGAAATCCTCCTCCGGTCAGCTTGTCGGCGGATCCAGGGAGTGCCAG GTACTCTTTTCAAGCAGAATTTAA
- the LOC107614267 gene encoding uncharacterized protein At1g08160 isoform X2: protein MQEPSRTATGYPAPPFNHPNGGQPPPPSTTAYPYAAPPPYQPHPQYYNPQPYQQRYSPSRSFFRAFIATMICLAVVFGVVLIITWLVLRPSLPHFTITTFSVQNFSTTAQTVSATWHLTFLLRNNNHKMSVTYNVLRPSLFYHSNYLADSQLPPFKQDTRSENTLNATLVAVDAYLEPRAVTDLNAEKSSGSVTFDVQLLASASFRSGSWRFRPRVLKVLCRKVPVGLTSKSSSGQLVGGSRECQGSDQMQIMKGMER, encoded by the exons ATGCAAGAACCTTCTAGAACCGCCACCGGTTACCCGGCCCCACCCTTCAACCACCCTAACGGTGGCCAACCGCCACCGCCATCCACCACCGCCTACCCCTACGCCGCACCTCCTCCCTACCAGCCCCATCCTCAGTACTACAATCCCCAACCCTACCAACAGCGCTACTCCCCTTCCCGCTCCTTCTTCCGCGCCTTCATCGCCACCATGATCTGCCTCGCCGTCGTCTTCGGTGTCGTCCTCATTATCACCTGGCTCGTCCTCCGCCCTTCCCTCCCTCACTTCACCATCACCACCTTCTCCGTCCAGAACTTCTCCACAACAGCACAAACCGTCTCCGCCACGTGGCACCTCACCTTCCTCCTCCGCAACAATAACCACAAGATGTCCGTTACCTATAACGTGCTTCGCCCTTCCCTCTTCTACCACTCTAACTACCTTGCCGACTCGCAGCTACCGCCGTTCAAGCAGGACACCAGGTCCGAGAACACGCTCAACGCAACCTTGGTTGCCGTCGACGCTTACCTCGAGCCACGCGCCGTGACCGATTTGAACGCCGAGAAGTCGAGTGGCTCCGTTACGTTCGACGTGCAGCTGCTGGCTTCCGCATCCTTCCGATCCGGTTCGTGGCGGTTCAGGCCGCGCGTGCTCAAGGTTCTCTGCCGGAAGGTTCCCGTGGGCTTAACGTCGAAATCCTCCTCCGGTCAGCTTGTCGGCGGATCCAGGGAGTGCCAG GGGTCAGATCAGATGCAAATAATGAAGGGAATGGAAAG GTAA
- the LOC107614267 gene encoding uncharacterized protein At1g08160 isoform X1: MQEPSRTATGYPAPPFNHPNGGQPPPPSTTAYPYAAPPPYQPHPQYYNPQPYQQRYSPSRSFFRAFIATMICLAVVFGVVLIITWLVLRPSLPHFTITTFSVQNFSTTAQTVSATWHLTFLLRNNNHKMSVTYNVLRPSLFYHSNYLADSQLPPFKQDTRSENTLNATLVAVDAYLEPRAVTDLNAEKSSGSVTFDVQLLASASFRSGSWRFRPRVLKVLCRKVPVGLTSKSSSGQLVGGSRECQGSDQMQIMKGMERLYLAG; this comes from the exons ATGCAAGAACCTTCTAGAACCGCCACCGGTTACCCGGCCCCACCCTTCAACCACCCTAACGGTGGCCAACCGCCACCGCCATCCACCACCGCCTACCCCTACGCCGCACCTCCTCCCTACCAGCCCCATCCTCAGTACTACAATCCCCAACCCTACCAACAGCGCTACTCCCCTTCCCGCTCCTTCTTCCGCGCCTTCATCGCCACCATGATCTGCCTCGCCGTCGTCTTCGGTGTCGTCCTCATTATCACCTGGCTCGTCCTCCGCCCTTCCCTCCCTCACTTCACCATCACCACCTTCTCCGTCCAGAACTTCTCCACAACAGCACAAACCGTCTCCGCCACGTGGCACCTCACCTTCCTCCTCCGCAACAATAACCACAAGATGTCCGTTACCTATAACGTGCTTCGCCCTTCCCTCTTCTACCACTCTAACTACCTTGCCGACTCGCAGCTACCGCCGTTCAAGCAGGACACCAGGTCCGAGAACACGCTCAACGCAACCTTGGTTGCCGTCGACGCTTACCTCGAGCCACGCGCCGTGACCGATTTGAACGCCGAGAAGTCGAGTGGCTCCGTTACGTTCGACGTGCAGCTGCTGGCTTCCGCATCCTTCCGATCCGGTTCGTGGCGGTTCAGGCCGCGCGTGCTCAAGGTTCTCTGCCGGAAGGTTCCCGTGGGCTTAACGTCGAAATCCTCCTCCGGTCAGCTTGTCGGCGGATCCAGGGAGTGCCAG GGGTCAGATCAGATGCAAATAATGAAGGGAATGGAAAGGTTGTACTTGGCTGGTTGA
- the LOC107611820 gene encoding NDR1/HIN1-like protein 12, with amino-acid sequence MSKKECPHHDDDDNHQLNRQILAGILGFIFLVLLVIFLIWIILRPTKPRFILQDATVYTFNFSTTGAAIPTPNTLTTTMQVTLTSFNPNQRIGIYYTKLDVYASYRGQQISLATQLPPSYQGHRDVTVWSPFLYGNAVPVSPFLLEPLQQDQNAGDVLVNVKVNGRVKWKVGTWVSGRYHVYANCPAYIKFVGGDRDNAVGASAPEVKLASPGLKLSLVQSCNVDV; translated from the coding sequence ATGTCGAAGAAGGAATGCCCCCATCATGACGACGACGATAACCACCAGCTCAACCGCCAAATACTCGCCGGAATCCTCGGATTCATCTTCCTCGTACTCCTCGTGATCTTCCTCATATGGATCATCCTTCGTCCAACCAAGCCACGCTTCATTCTCCAAGACGCCACCGTCTACACCTTCAACTTCTCCACCACCGGCGCCGCCATACCAACCCCGAACACCCTCACCACCACCATGCAAGTAACCCTCACATCCTTCAATCCAAACCAGCGCATAGGCATATACTACACCAAGCTCGACGTCTATGCCTCCTACCGCGGCCAGCAGATCTCCCTCGCCACCCAGCTTCCGCCGTCCTACCAGGGCCATCGTGACGTCACTGTTTGGTCGCCGTTTCTGTACGGTAACGCCGTGCCTGTGTCGCCGTTTCTGTTGGAGCCGTTGCAGCAGGACCAGAATGCTGGTGATGTGCTGGTCAACGTTAAGGTCAACGGAAGGGTTAAGTGGAAGGTGGGGACATGGGTCTCCGGGAGGTACCACGTGTACGCCAACTGCCCGGCATACATCAAGTTCGTCGGCGGCGACCGGGATAATGCCGTCGGAGCTTCGGCTCCGGAGGTGAAGCTGGCAAGTCCGGGGTTAAAGCTTTCACTTGTGCAGAGTTGCAACGTTGATGTTTAA
- the LOC107614267 gene encoding uncharacterized protein At1g08160 isoform X4 has translation MQEPSRTATGYPAPPFNHPNGGQPPPPSTTAYPYAAPPPYQPHPQYYNPQPYQQRYSPSRSFFRAFIATMICLAVVFGVVLIITWLVLRPSLPHFTITTFSVQNFSTTAQTVSATWHLTFLLRNNNHKMSVTYNVLRPSLFYHSNYLADSQLPPFKQDTRSENTLNATLVAVDAYLEPRAVTDLNAEKSSGSVTFDVQLLASASFRSGSWRFRPRVLKVLCRKVPVGLTSKSSSGQLVGGSRECQSVSW, from the exons ATGCAAGAACCTTCTAGAACCGCCACCGGTTACCCGGCCCCACCCTTCAACCACCCTAACGGTGGCCAACCGCCACCGCCATCCACCACCGCCTACCCCTACGCCGCACCTCCTCCCTACCAGCCCCATCCTCAGTACTACAATCCCCAACCCTACCAACAGCGCTACTCCCCTTCCCGCTCCTTCTTCCGCGCCTTCATCGCCACCATGATCTGCCTCGCCGTCGTCTTCGGTGTCGTCCTCATTATCACCTGGCTCGTCCTCCGCCCTTCCCTCCCTCACTTCACCATCACCACCTTCTCCGTCCAGAACTTCTCCACAACAGCACAAACCGTCTCCGCCACGTGGCACCTCACCTTCCTCCTCCGCAACAATAACCACAAGATGTCCGTTACCTATAACGTGCTTCGCCCTTCCCTCTTCTACCACTCTAACTACCTTGCCGACTCGCAGCTACCGCCGTTCAAGCAGGACACCAGGTCCGAGAACACGCTCAACGCAACCTTGGTTGCCGTCGACGCTTACCTCGAGCCACGCGCCGTGACCGATTTGAACGCCGAGAAGTCGAGTGGCTCCGTTACGTTCGACGTGCAGCTGCTGGCTTCCGCATCCTTCCGATCCGGTTCGTGGCGGTTCAGGCCGCGCGTGCTCAAGGTTCTCTGCCGGAAGGTTCCCGTGGGCTTAACGTCGAAATCCTCCTCCGGTCAGCTTGTCGGCGGATCCAGGGAGTGCCAG AGTGTTTCCTGGTAA